Proteins from a genomic interval of Kitasatospora kifunensis:
- a CDS encoding lyase family protein, which produces MSPSVPNGYLGSEARITRGPAREMVEAGYAAEIADAALLHHGLGLADLVHLLTLHEMGVVPDAAASELACEILQITQTPASAFPYAPVYGDAYNSRERELERRLGPTAGWLHTSRTRREAGRIAFRLALRDQLLDLHEAVAGFVVALSRQACAHADTVWADNTYLQPAQPSTFGHYLGGFGEEVSRHLDRLESAYALADRSPAGVGGVGGPRLPFERERLADRLGFASVGAHTRDAMWAIDGVTDAALAAVHSAITADRLAEDLEIFTSPGFGYVSLDPSLCRASVLMPQKRNPYALAVVRATASSLIGKATGLLVTARTPSARTDNWLHTYGEVTQALELGRRVVALTAEAVRTLQVDEAALRTVAGAHFTGSADLAEELVLRCGVDYRSAYRVVGRAVADAVAAGQTTLTSADLGRAAKALLGHSLALGDRTVQETLDPERIVATRTVTGGSAPERVREHARALAERAADAAQWRKRQRVRIRSAEDRLLSEARALAEGRQRDAGNVL; this is translated from the coding sequence ATGAGCCCCTCCGTTCCTAATGGGTACCTCGGCTCCGAAGCGAGGATCACCCGTGGGCCGGCCCGCGAGATGGTGGAAGCCGGCTACGCCGCCGAGATCGCCGACGCGGCGCTGCTGCACCACGGGCTCGGGCTGGCCGACCTCGTCCACCTGCTGACCCTGCACGAGATGGGAGTCGTGCCCGACGCGGCGGCATCGGAGCTGGCCTGCGAGATCCTGCAGATTACGCAGACCCCGGCGTCGGCGTTCCCCTACGCCCCTGTCTACGGCGATGCCTACAACAGCCGCGAACGCGAGCTGGAACGGCGACTTGGCCCCACCGCCGGCTGGCTGCACACGAGTCGGACACGTCGGGAGGCGGGACGCATCGCCTTTCGGCTGGCGCTGCGCGATCAGCTACTCGACCTGCACGAAGCCGTGGCGGGATTCGTGGTGGCGCTCAGCCGGCAGGCCTGCGCCCATGCCGACACCGTGTGGGCGGACAACACCTATCTGCAGCCCGCTCAGCCCTCTACCTTCGGGCACTATCTCGGCGGCTTCGGGGAGGAGGTGAGCCGCCACCTGGACCGGCTGGAGAGCGCCTACGCGCTGGCCGACCGGTCGCCGGCCGGAGTGGGCGGGGTCGGCGGTCCCCGGCTGCCGTTCGAGCGCGAGCGCCTGGCCGACCGGCTGGGGTTCGCCTCCGTGGGGGCCCACACCCGGGACGCCATGTGGGCGATCGACGGCGTCACTGACGCCGCTCTCGCCGCCGTGCACAGCGCAATCACAGCGGACCGCCTCGCCGAGGACCTGGAGATCTTCACCAGCCCCGGGTTCGGCTACGTGAGCCTGGACCCCTCGCTCTGCCGGGCCTCGGTCCTCATGCCGCAGAAGCGCAACCCATACGCCCTGGCAGTCGTGCGCGCCACCGCCAGCTCGCTGATCGGGAAAGCCACGGGACTGCTGGTCACCGCTCGGACCCCCTCGGCCCGGACGGACAACTGGCTGCACACGTACGGGGAGGTCACCCAGGCCCTGGAACTCGGCCGGCGCGTCGTCGCCCTGACCGCGGAGGCGGTACGCACGCTGCAGGTGGACGAGGCCGCGCTGCGCACCGTTGCCGGTGCGCACTTCACCGGTTCCGCAGACCTGGCCGAGGAGTTGGTCCTTCGCTGCGGGGTGGACTACCGGTCGGCGTACCGGGTGGTGGGACGCGCCGTCGCCGACGCCGTCGCGGCCGGGCAGACCACGTTGACCTCGGCCGACCTGGGGCGCGCCGCCAAGGCGCTCCTGGGGCACTCGCTGGCTCTCGGCGATCGCACCGTCCAGGAGACCCTCGACCCCGAGCGCATCGTGGCCACCCGAACGGTGACCGGAGGGAGTGCACCGGAGCGGGTCCGCGAGCACGCCCGCGCGCTGGCCGAGCGCGCCGCCGACGCTGCGCAGTGGCGCAAGCGCCAACGCGTCCGCATCCGCTCGGCGGAGGACCGTCTACTCAGCGAGGCCAGAGCACTGGCCGAGGGACGTCAGCGCGACGCCGGGAACGTGCTCTGA